DNA sequence from the Armigeres subalbatus isolate Guangzhou_Male chromosome 1, GZ_Asu_2, whole genome shotgun sequence genome:
AAAGGGCATTGAAGGGTTATGAGAATGAAGAACATTCTTTAAACAGTTCAAGCCAGATCAAGTATGAAACCACGGCGGCAGCAGAGTCTGACGGACAACAAAATGGAGCAGGTTTCTTCACTGTTCACCGGGATATTCCGGAAATTTCAACTGAGCTAATGCAGAATTTGAACAATGACTCAGGGCCGGGCGAGAAAGGCGATCGACAGTTCATATCAAAATTGGCCGTTGCCGTTTTCGGCGAGAAAGTTCTGCTCAGTTCGAGCGTTACAGGAAGACCATCCAATTCGCATAATAATATACCTCCGAAACCGCCTCTATGTCCGCGAAAAGTTGCTGCGATTGGAGGTGAGTACAAAATTACTTTCAATATTGATTTGGGgtctcatgttttttttttcacagcgaAACTGTTTGAACGAGTGGAACATGAAGTGGGTCGATTCAATCAAAAGGAATTGATGCAACGTGCCAGCGACAAAGTTGTGCGGCTTGTAGTCTGTCAAAAATCGGCGAACCTGCGTAAACAGGCGCTTAAACGGAACCAGACAAGCGGGAACAACTCTTTAGAAGATGATGATAACGATTATACTCCAAGGCCGCGTGTCAAACGAAGAGTCCAAAGTAAGTATACGTAAATCAATgatcaattaataattaaacaGAGAAATCGGCATGCAGATTTACTTACGAGAAAGCCACTTTACAGGGTAGTcataaatttttttattttatcgatTTGTTAAAAAACGTCACTCGGTTCAGTTTTAAGAGCTtgttcactcactcacttgtTTCACTCCACGACTGCTCTCCTTCGGCGCGGCTACGCCTCACGATGCCCGCTTTCTTGAGGTTGCCAATCTTTTGTGCAATAAACCGCTTGATGATGCGCTcttcggaattcttccggatagtGTGAATGTCTTCGGGCCCAATGCGCATTGCCGTTCGCTCGGCGACCTTGTCTGAaacagaaacaaaaaataataaagccTGCTCTGCTTTATTTAATGTGAAGAACAGGCAATACTCACTGCAGACGAAATCAAAAATCCGTGGATCGATCTTTTCGGTCGGTGGATACAGGGGCGAGCCATCGGGTTTTTTCAACTTGGCGAATCGATGCGAAGCGTGTCCGGTGACGCTCATGTTCATCAATTCGTTCGGATCGATAAGACGGGTGATGAGCATCCCGACAAACACGCTGTCCGACGACGAGCGATCGTTCATTGTTTCCAGCTCTTCCACTGTGATGGGAATGTCGTCTTCGGTGGTGAAACGAGTCTAAATTGGAATAAGAAATAATTATGACTACATCTGTGCTCGAGTCTGTCGAAATACTGAACCTACCGAAACAACTGGTCCACTGGTTTGCAATTTCATTCGTTTCAATTCCAGCTCTTGGCCAAGCTGCACCAGTGTGTCGATCTTCTTCTGTGCCTCCGATAACTGCTTCTCTAATACCTTGGCTTGCGTCGAAACGACTACATCTTCCGTAGAGCGTTTTCGTTTCCCATCACCGGCCTTTTTAGTATTCGCAGCACTAGCCTGGGCACCTTTATTCGGTGGAGCCTGCTCTTCGAATCCAGCAAAATCACCCTCCGCCATGTCTTCGTGATCCGACGCCGCGAAGTAAACGCTTTCCAGTTCCATTTTATATTCCtcctgctgttgctgctgctgcgtaCAAAACCCTTCCGAATCGCTCAGCACTTCATATTCCACCTCTTCGCAAACGCCGTCCGCCGGTTCCACCGTCATTTGCAGCAAAACTTCCTCCGCATTTTGCCTGCCATTCTTTCGCAACTTCAGCGCATTAGTGACCTTCTCCAGCGCCTTTTGTTCCACTTCCTTAACTTGTCCCGCCAGAAAACCCTGAATGTACTTCTTGACATCGTCGTAGAATTTCCGATCGCGAACCTCTCGCTCGTGCTTTCGCTTCTTGGAACTTTTCAGTGGATCATCCTC
Encoded proteins:
- the LOC134202267 gene encoding uncharacterized protein LOC134202267; amino-acid sequence: MNDSSHSCRLCLLPVADDLSADEVFPSEGFPNQTLITMIYQCTSIRIDFHRDYSCVVCNQCIEMLEQFHSYRERCLENDLQLRQMRCDDESSVDDDPLEVVASTDNAPLVMTVFQKQIKQQIRGFLDEKVNEIERKALDMATEAIRSQALDDANGSSVDWKSKYVTLQRNNELLQTAFRNQKAKLKQMERALKGYENEEHSLNSSSQIKYETTAAAESDGQQNGAGFFTVHRDIPEISTELMQNLNNDSGPGEKGDRQFISKLAVAVFGEKVLLSSSVTGRPSNSHNNIPPKPPLCPRKVAAIGAKLFERVEHEVGRFNQKELMQRASDKVVRLVVCQKSANLRKQALKRNQTSGNNSLEDDDNDYTPRPRVKRRVQSKYT
- the LOC134202257 gene encoding uncharacterized protein LOC134202257, which codes for MTELDELDRCRLCSSQNNLTDIFGVPNKDDLFRMIYACTSIRITFERDFPGAVCTSCIRIVKQFYSYRQKCLDHNRNLKRLRGEDDEEEENDDDFEEDDPLKSSKKRKHEREVRDRKFYDDVKKYIQGFLAGQVKEVEQKALEKVTNALKLRKNGRQNAEEVLLQMTVEPADGVCEEVEYEVLSDSEGFCTQQQQQQEEYKMELESVYFAASDHEDMAEGDFAGFEEQAPPNKGAQASAANTKKAGDGKRKRSTEDVVVSTQAKVLEKQLSEAQKKIDTLVQLGQELELKRMKLQTSGPVVSTRFTTEDDIPITVEELETMNDRSSSDSVFVGMLITRLIDPNELMNMSVTGHASHRFAKLKKPDGSPLYPPTEKIDPRIFDFVCNKVAERTAMRIGPEDIHTIRKNSEERIIKRFIAQKIGNLKKAGIVRRSRAEGEQSWSETSE